The Nitrogeniibacter aestuarii genome has a window encoding:
- the thrS gene encoding threonine--tRNA ligase, with protein MPSITLPDGSVRQFDHPVTVLEVAQSIGEGLARAALAGKVDGRVVDVSHTIDRDVSLGIVTAKDEDGLEVIRHSTAHLLAYAVKELFPEAQVTIGPVIENGFYYDFSYERAFTPEDLQKIEKRMKELVKQDIPVTREVWPRDKAVEFFKSINEHYKAEIIASIPSDEDVSLYREGDFVDLCRGPHVPSTGKLKVFKLMKVAGAYWRGDSKNEMLQRIYGTAWASKDDQAQYLHMLEEAEKRDHRRLGKQLDLFHLQDEAPGMVFWHPHGWTLWQQVEQYMRRTLDGAGYKEVRTPFMMDRALWERSGHWENYRENMFTTESEKRDYAVKPMNCPAHVEIFNHSLHSYRDLPLRLAEFGSCHRNEPSGALHGLMRVRGFVQDDAHIFCTEDQVVSEVVAFNDLLKQVYKDFGFEDVAVMLALRPEKRAGTDEVWDKAEEGLREALRSSGVEWQELENEGAFYGPKIEYHIKDALGRSWQCGTMQLDFVLPERLGAEYVTVHNDRARPVMLHRAILGSLERFIGILIENYAGNFPLWLSPIQAVAMNISDPQADYVSDVVRRLQKAGFRVVSDLRNEKITYKIREHSVRRLPYQLVIGDKEKEAGLVAVRARGGQDLGQMSLDELIERWQREVDARAGTA; from the coding sequence ATGCCCAGCATTACGCTTCCTGACGGTTCTGTACGACAGTTCGATCATCCAGTGACGGTGCTCGAAGTGGCGCAGTCGATTGGCGAAGGCCTGGCTCGTGCAGCCCTTGCCGGTAAAGTCGATGGCAGGGTGGTTGATGTGAGCCACACGATTGATCGGGACGTTTCACTGGGTATTGTCACCGCGAAAGACGAAGATGGCTTGGAGGTCATCCGGCACTCCACGGCCCACTTGTTGGCTTACGCCGTCAAGGAGTTGTTTCCCGAGGCTCAGGTCACGATTGGACCGGTGATCGAAAACGGCTTTTACTACGACTTCTCCTACGAGCGAGCCTTTACGCCTGAAGATCTGCAGAAGATCGAAAAGCGGATGAAAGAGCTGGTCAAGCAGGATATCCCTGTTACCCGCGAAGTTTGGCCGCGGGATAAAGCCGTCGAGTTCTTCAAGTCGATCAACGAGCATTACAAGGCCGAAATCATCGCCTCGATTCCTTCGGATGAGGATGTCTCGCTCTATCGAGAAGGCGATTTCGTCGATTTGTGTCGTGGGCCGCACGTGCCGTCCACGGGCAAGCTGAAGGTCTTCAAGTTGATGAAGGTCGCCGGCGCCTACTGGCGTGGTGATTCCAAGAACGAAATGCTTCAACGCATCTACGGTACGGCTTGGGCATCAAAGGATGATCAGGCGCAGTATCTGCACATGCTCGAAGAGGCTGAAAAGCGCGACCATCGACGTCTTGGCAAGCAGCTCGATCTTTTCCATCTGCAGGACGAAGCGCCGGGCATGGTGTTCTGGCACCCACATGGCTGGACCCTGTGGCAGCAAGTCGAACAATACATGCGTCGCACCCTTGATGGGGCGGGCTACAAAGAGGTGAGGACGCCGTTCATGATGGACCGCGCCCTCTGGGAACGCTCCGGTCATTGGGAAAACTACCGCGAGAACATGTTTACCACCGAGTCGGAAAAGCGCGACTACGCGGTGAAGCCCATGAACTGCCCGGCACACGTGGAGATTTTCAACCACAGTCTGCATTCCTATCGTGACTTGCCGCTGCGCCTGGCCGAGTTTGGCTCCTGCCATCGCAATGAGCCCTCGGGTGCGTTGCACGGCTTGATGCGCGTGCGTGGTTTCGTGCAGGACGACGCACACATCTTCTGTACTGAAGATCAGGTGGTTTCTGAGGTCGTGGCGTTCAACGATCTGCTCAAGCAGGTTTACAAGGACTTCGGTTTTGAAGATGTCGCCGTGATGCTCGCCTTGCGTCCGGAGAAACGTGCGGGCACGGACGAAGTGTGGGACAAGGCGGAAGAGGGCTTGCGGGAGGCGCTTCGATCTTCCGGTGTCGAGTGGCAAGAGCTTGAAAATGAAGGGGCTTTTTATGGTCCCAAGATCGAATACCACATCAAGGATGCGCTTGGGCGTTCGTGGCAGTGCGGCACGATGCAACTCGATTTTGTCCTACCCGAGCGCCTCGGCGCCGAGTATGTCACTGTGCATAACGACCGGGCTCGCCCGGTGATGCTGCATCGCGCCATCCTCGGCTCGCTCGAGCGCTTCATCGGCATCTTGATCGAAAACTACGCAGGCAACTTCCCGCTGTGGCTGTCCCCGATTCAGGCTGTTGCCATGAATATTTCCGATCCGCAGGCGGACTATGTCTCGGACGTTGTGCGGCGCCTCCAAAAAGCCGGATTCCGGGTTGTTTCGGATTTGCGGAACGAGAAAATTACGTATAAAATCCGCGAACATAGCGTACGCCGGCTCCCTTATCAGCTCGTGATAGGCGACAAAGAGAAGGAAGCTGGCCTTGTGGCCGTGCGCGCGCGAGGTGGTCAAGACCTCGGACAAATGTCCCTCGATGAATTGATCGAGCGTTGGCAGCGTGAAGTTGATGCGCGTGCCGGCACGGCCTGA
- a CDS encoding YdbL family protein, translating into MKPIFTAFVIAACLMSPVVQAQGNLEINTPGISAIKSSMQSRHAQLAPLYASGAVGLTAQGTLAVRDAKAVPLAQRASLNALVAAENADRTKLYKEIANANGHPEWASQVQKTFAQRWIDKAPSGWYIEQGGNWKQK; encoded by the coding sequence ATGAAACCGATCTTTACGGCGTTCGTGATCGCGGCCTGCCTGATGTCGCCTGTCGTGCAGGCGCAGGGCAATCTCGAAATCAACACGCCCGGCATCTCAGCCATCAAGTCGTCAATGCAGTCACGGCACGCTCAGCTGGCTCCGCTCTATGCTTCGGGCGCGGTGGGGCTGACTGCTCAGGGTACCTTGGCTGTGCGAGATGCCAAGGCCGTTCCTCTCGCTCAACGCGCGAGTCTCAATGCGCTGGTGGCGGCAGAGAATGCTGATCGCACCAAGCTCTACAAAGAAATCGCCAACGCGAACGGGCATCCGGAATGGGCCTCTCAGGTCCAGAAAACCTTCGCCCAGCGCTGGATCGACAAGGCGCCATCGGGTTGGTACATAGAGCAGGGTGGAAACTGGAAGCAGAAGTGA
- the rpmI gene encoding 50S ribosomal protein L35, which translates to MPKMKTKRGAAKRFRVRASGSVKRGQAFKRHILTKKTTKAKRHLRGATAVHDSDSKLVSAMLPYA; encoded by the coding sequence ATGCCCAAGATGAAAACCAAGCGGGGCGCCGCCAAGCGCTTCCGTGTTCGCGCGAGCGGTTCCGTCAAGCGCGGTCAAGCCTTCAAGCGTCACATCCTGACCAAGAAGACCACCAAGGCCAAGCGTCACCTGCGTGGTGCCACGGCGGTCCATGATTCGGATAGCAAACTCGTCAGCGCCATGCTGCCGTACGCCTGA
- the cysM gene encoding cysteine synthase CysM yields MDYKTLEDYVGDTPLVRLKRIGSDTGNIILAKLEGNNPAGSVKDRPALSMIVRAESAGRIRPGDTLIEATSGNTGIALAMAAAIRGYRMILVMPENQSVERRQTMRAFGAELVLTPKEGGMELARDMAERMRDEGQGVILDQFGNPDNPVAHYEGTGPEIWRQTGGEITHFISSMGTTGTIMGTSRYLKEVKPAIEIVGCQPAEGAQIPGIRKWPEAYLPTIYDAARVDRIEPVTQADAEEMTRRLAREEGIFAGISSGGAMHVALRIAEQVSNAVIVSIVCDRGDRYLSTGVFPA; encoded by the coding sequence ATGGACTACAAGACACTCGAAGATTATGTCGGAGATACCCCGCTCGTTCGATTGAAGCGTATCGGGTCCGACACGGGCAACATCATTCTGGCCAAGCTCGAAGGAAACAATCCGGCCGGTTCCGTGAAGGATCGGCCGGCATTGTCGATGATCGTGCGCGCCGAGTCGGCCGGGCGTATCCGGCCGGGCGACACGCTGATCGAAGCCACCAGTGGCAACACGGGTATTGCGTTGGCAATGGCGGCGGCAATTCGCGGCTATCGCATGATCCTGGTGATGCCGGAGAACCAGAGTGTCGAGCGTCGTCAGACCATGCGTGCGTTTGGTGCCGAGCTTGTCCTCACGCCAAAGGAAGGCGGCATGGAGCTGGCACGCGACATGGCTGAGCGCATGCGCGATGAAGGGCAGGGTGTGATTCTTGACCAGTTCGGTAATCCGGACAATCCGGTTGCACATTACGAAGGCACCGGACCCGAGATCTGGCGCCAGACGGGCGGTGAGATCACGCATTTCATCAGTTCCATGGGGACTACAGGCACCATCATGGGGACCTCGCGCTATCTCAAGGAAGTGAAGCCGGCGATCGAAATCGTGGGTTGTCAGCCGGCTGAAGGCGCTCAGATTCCCGGTATCCGTAAATGGCCAGAAGCGTACCTGCCGACAATATATGACGCTGCGCGTGTCGATCGTATCGAACCGGTCACTCAGGCTGATGCCGAAGAGATGACGCGACGCCTCGCTCGGGAAGAGGGGATCTTCGCCGGCATTTCCTCCGGCGGCGCAATGCATGTGGCGCTGCGAATTGCCGAACAGGTTTCCAATGCGGTCATCGTCTCGATCGTGTGCGACCGGGGCGATCGCTATCTCTCAACAGGTGTCTTCCCCGCCTGA
- a CDS encoding 3'-5' exonuclease, giving the protein MIPRLIFDIETIPDVAGLRRLHDLPADLPDDEVAELAFQRRRAAVGNDFLPHYLQRIVTISCVFRDATQFRVFSLSEPDADEAQIIQRFFDGIERFTPQIISWNGGGFDLPVLHYRGLLHGVTAPRYWEMGEGDVRDARDFKWNNYISRYHSRHLDLMDLLALYQPRANAPLDELAKLMGFPGKLGMDGSAVWGAYQDGRIEEIRDYCETDVVNTYLVFLRFQLMRGVLTSEEYDEELKVVREVLEGIGANHWKAFLSEWS; this is encoded by the coding sequence GTGATTCCGCGACTCATATTCGATATCGAAACGATTCCGGATGTTGCCGGGTTACGGCGCCTCCACGATCTGCCCGCCGACTTGCCCGACGATGAGGTTGCCGAGCTTGCCTTTCAGCGCCGCCGCGCTGCCGTGGGTAACGATTTCCTGCCGCACTACCTCCAGCGAATCGTCACCATCTCGTGCGTGTTTCGTGACGCCACGCAGTTCAGGGTTTTCAGCCTTTCGGAACCTGATGCGGACGAGGCACAAATCATTCAGCGCTTTTTCGATGGGATCGAGCGATTCACGCCACAGATCATTTCCTGGAACGGCGGCGGTTTCGATTTGCCGGTACTGCACTATCGGGGCTTGCTGCATGGCGTGACTGCGCCGCGCTACTGGGAAATGGGCGAAGGTGATGTGCGCGATGCGCGGGACTTCAAGTGGAACAACTACATCAGTCGCTACCACAGCCGCCACCTCGACCTGATGGATCTGCTGGCGCTCTATCAGCCGCGCGCCAATGCGCCGTTGGACGAACTGGCCAAACTGATGGGCTTTCCGGGCAAACTGGGCATGGATGGCTCCGCAGTCTGGGGGGCTTATCAGGACGGTCGAATCGAGGAAATCCGCGACTACTGTGAAACCGACGTCGTGAATACCTATCTGGTCTTTTTACGCTTTCAGCTGATGCGAGGCGTGCTAACCTCCGAAGAGTATGACGAGGAATTGAAGGTGGTTCGAGAGGTCCTTGAGGGGATCGGGGCGAACCACTGGAAGGCCTTCTTGTCGGAGTGGTCCTAG
- the rfaE1 gene encoding D-glycero-beta-D-manno-heptose-7-phosphate kinase codes for MSARVLPETSDARILVVGDVMLDRYWFGDVSRISPEAPVPVVRMTRSEDRPGGAANVARNASALGAQVSLLSVVGDDEAANALGHLLGDSKIEAHLFRDASVQTTLKLRVIGRSQQLLRIDFEQRPQADTLAAKLETYRELVDGHDLVLLSDYDKGALDHVEQMIALARSAGKPVLVDPKGDDFSRYRGATTLTPNRGELQDIIGRWRSEEDLKARVDALRRDLELPALLLTRSEEGMSMFTDAGVTHEPARAREVFDVSGAGDTVIAAYAVMKASGANDADAMAWANLAASIVVGKLGTAVATIEELRAAAASSPRE; via the coding sequence GTGTCTGCGCGCGTCCTGCCGGAGACGTCTGACGCACGTATTCTCGTGGTGGGCGACGTCATGCTTGACCGATATTGGTTTGGTGACGTCAGTCGCATTTCGCCCGAGGCGCCGGTGCCTGTCGTTCGCATGACGCGCTCGGAGGATCGGCCCGGCGGTGCGGCCAACGTGGCCCGCAACGCTTCGGCCCTGGGCGCTCAGGTCTCTCTCCTGTCGGTGGTGGGTGATGACGAGGCGGCCAATGCGCTAGGGCATCTGCTCGGCGATTCGAAGATTGAGGCCCATCTTTTTCGGGATGCTTCAGTTCAGACCACGCTCAAGCTTCGGGTGATCGGTCGCAGTCAGCAACTCCTGCGGATCGACTTCGAGCAGCGTCCGCAAGCAGACACTCTGGCTGCCAAACTCGAAACCTACCGCGAACTCGTGGATGGCCACGATCTGGTGCTGTTGTCTGACTACGACAAGGGCGCGCTTGACCACGTCGAGCAGATGATTGCGCTCGCGCGGAGCGCGGGCAAGCCGGTATTGGTCGACCCCAAAGGCGATGATTTCTCTCGCTATCGGGGCGCGACGACCCTCACCCCAAATCGGGGGGAGTTACAGGACATCATTGGGCGTTGGCGATCAGAGGAGGATCTGAAAGCGCGGGTGGATGCCCTGCGTCGGGATCTGGAACTGCCCGCCCTGTTGCTGACACGCTCCGAGGAGGGCATGAGCATGTTTACCGATGCCGGGGTGACTCACGAGCCAGCGCGCGCGCGCGAGGTGTTCGATGTCTCCGGTGCCGGAGATACGGTCATTGCGGCCTACGCAGTCATGAAAGCCAGTGGTGCCAACGACGCCGATGCGATGGCCTGGGCGAACCTTGCGGCCAGTATTGTTGTCGGAAAGCTCGGCACGGCAGTTGCTACCATAGAGGAACTGCGCGCGGCTGCTGCGTCATCCCCAAGAGAATAG
- a CDS encoding UDP-glucose dehydrogenase family protein: MKITVIGSGYVGLVSGACLADVGNDVMCLDVDPAKIKILEDGGIPIHEPGLEEMVRRNVAAGRLSFTTDVAKAAQYGAIQFIAVGTPPDEDGSADLQYVLAAARNIGKYMDGYRVIVDKSTVPVGTADKVRAAVAEELAARGSDLEYSVVSNPEFLKEGAAIDDFMRPDRIVVGADDERAVDLMRQLYAPFQRNHDKLVFMDVRSAELTKYAANAMLATRISFMNELANLAETLGADIELVRQGIGSDPRIGWHFLYAGCGYGGSCFPKDVKALIRTGREYGHDLKLLNAVEAANDDQKHVLVNKVVKRFGEDLTGRKFAMWGLAFKPNTDDMREAPSRVIAEELFKRGATVTAYDPVAMTEAERIFGDETRISFAGRPKSALDDADALLIVTEWKEFRSPDFEAIKARLKQPVVFDGRNMYDPAMVREQGIEYHAIGRV, from the coding sequence ATGAAAATCACGGTGATCGGATCGGGCTACGTGGGCTTGGTGTCTGGGGCCTGTCTTGCTGACGTTGGCAACGATGTGATGTGTCTGGACGTGGATCCGGCCAAGATCAAGATCCTCGAGGACGGCGGCATCCCCATTCATGAGCCGGGGCTCGAGGAGATGGTTCGTCGCAATGTGGCGGCAGGGCGTCTGTCTTTCACCACCGATGTGGCCAAGGCGGCGCAATATGGGGCGATTCAGTTCATTGCCGTTGGCACGCCGCCTGATGAAGATGGATCGGCCGACCTGCAATATGTACTCGCCGCTGCCCGTAACATTGGCAAGTACATGGATGGCTACCGCGTCATCGTCGACAAGTCGACCGTACCGGTGGGCACGGCAGACAAGGTACGCGCTGCAGTGGCCGAAGAACTGGCCGCCCGTGGCAGCGACCTTGAGTACAGCGTGGTGTCCAACCCCGAGTTTCTCAAGGAAGGCGCCGCGATCGACGACTTCATGCGCCCGGATCGCATTGTGGTGGGTGCCGACGATGAACGCGCTGTCGATCTGATGCGCCAATTGTATGCCCCCTTTCAGCGCAATCACGACAAGCTCGTGTTCATGGACGTGCGCAGTGCCGAACTGACCAAGTACGCGGCCAATGCCATGCTGGCGACCCGGATCAGCTTCATGAACGAGTTGGCTAATCTGGCCGAGACCCTGGGGGCCGATATCGAACTGGTCCGCCAGGGCATCGGCTCTGACCCCCGCATTGGCTGGCACTTCCTCTACGCAGGTTGCGGATACGGGGGCTCTTGTTTCCCGAAGGACGTCAAAGCGCTGATTCGTACCGGCCGCGAATACGGACATGATCTGAAGCTGCTCAACGCAGTCGAAGCGGCCAACGACGATCAGAAGCACGTGCTGGTGAACAAGGTGGTCAAGCGCTTTGGTGAGGATCTGACCGGTCGCAAGTTTGCGATGTGGGGGCTGGCTTTCAAGCCGAATACCGATGACATGCGTGAAGCGCCAAGTCGCGTGATTGCTGAAGAGTTGTTCAAGCGCGGCGCTACCGTCACAGCCTACGATCCGGTGGCCATGACCGAGGCAGAGCGCATTTTCGGCGATGAGACCCGTATCAGCTTTGCCGGTCGTCCCAAGAGTGCGCTCGATGACGCTGATGCACTGCTGATCGTGACCGAGTGGAAAGAATTCCGTAGCCCGGATTTCGAAGCCATCAAGGCCCGGTTGAAGCAGCCGGTTGTTTTTGATGGCCGCAATATGTACGACCCGGCCATGGTGCGCGAACAAGGCATCGAGTACCACGCCATCGGACGGGTGTAA
- the infC gene encoding translation initiation factor IF-3 — protein MAQEKKQRVNEEITATEVRLIDAEGEQAGIQTIRAALELADEAGLDLVEIAPLAKPPVCRIMDYGKFKYQAAKKAHEAKAKQKQVQVKEVKLRPRTDENDYQIKLRNLRRFLDDGDKVKVTLRFRGREMAHQEFGMRQLERIKADLEEVANVEQMPKMEGRQMVMVMAPVKKV, from the coding sequence ATCGCTCAGGAAAAGAAGCAGCGCGTTAACGAAGAAATTACCGCGACTGAAGTGCGTCTGATTGACGCTGAAGGGGAGCAGGCCGGCATCCAGACGATCCGTGCCGCGCTGGAACTAGCAGACGAAGCCGGGCTTGATCTGGTGGAAATCGCCCCTCTGGCCAAGCCGCCCGTTTGCCGGATCATGGATTACGGCAAGTTCAAGTATCAGGCGGCCAAGAAAGCGCACGAGGCAAAAGCCAAGCAGAAGCAGGTGCAGGTCAAGGAAGTGAAGTTGCGTCCGCGTACGGACGAGAACGACTACCAGATCAAGCTGCGTAATCTGCGCCGGTTCCTGGACGACGGTGACAAGGTTAAGGTGACGTTGCGCTTCCGTGGCCGTGAAATGGCCCATCAGGAGTTTGGCATGCGACAACTTGAGCGCATCAAGGCCGACCTGGAAGAAGTCGCGAACGTCGAGCAGATGCCCAAGATGGAAGGCCGCCAGATGGTGATGGTGATGGCGCCCGTCAAGAAGGTATAA
- the rplT gene encoding 50S ribosomal protein L20 produces the protein MPRVKRGVTARARHKKVLAQAKGFRGRRKNVYRVAKQAVMKAGQYQYRDRRQRKRQFRALWIARINAASRELGMTYSTFMNGLKKASIDVDRKVLADLAVFDKAAFAALAEQARAKLAA, from the coding sequence ATGCCTCGAGTAAAACGTGGTGTAACCGCACGCGCCCGTCACAAGAAAGTCCTTGCCCAGGCCAAAGGTTTCCGCGGCCGCCGCAAAAACGTCTATCGCGTCGCCAAACAGGCGGTGATGAAGGCTGGTCAATACCAGTATCGTGACCGTCGTCAGCGCAAGCGTCAGTTCCGCGCGCTGTGGATTGCCCGTATCAACGCCGCTTCCCGCGAGCTGGGCATGACCTACAGCACGTTCATGAACGGTCTGAAGAAAGCTTCGATCGACGTGGATCGCAAGGTGCTGGCCGACCTGGCAGTGTTCGACAAGGCAGCTTTTGCTGCACTCGCCGAGCAAGCCCGGGCCAAGCTCGCTGCGTAA
- a CDS encoding GlsB/YeaQ/YmgE family stress response membrane protein — protein sequence MGIIWTILVGLVVGVIAKFLHPGKEDLGLIMTSLLGIAGSVVASFLGQFLGIYHAGQGAGFIGAIVGAVLILFAYTKLKNR from the coding sequence ATGGGTATTATCTGGACAATTCTTGTCGGCCTGGTGGTCGGCGTCATCGCCAAGTTTCTGCATCCTGGCAAAGAAGACCTTGGGTTGATCATGACCTCGTTGCTCGGTATCGCCGGCTCCGTCGTCGCTTCTTTCCTCGGACAGTTTCTTGGTATCTACCACGCGGGCCAGGGGGCTGGATTCATTGGAGCGATCGTCGGCGCCGTCCTGATCCTGTTCGCCTACACGAAACTGAAGAATCGATAA
- a CDS encoding AsmA family protein has protein sequence MKFGRNAHLSGLAGFVVFLSIAVWTVPALASLAIKLAELDTGDVVLQQVELTLPAQDGRSGGVKIGRLKFGEHVWTSVALHCDQMRLADGVLQCRGGQLRGIEGLESAKLTFAVDMARQSLTGEVVVAGGVVAVRQSGKHRLTIDIGSLRMAPLVDLIGRLPVGAQVSGLLNGQVERLGRRWSVRLNASEMAFSDETGMRAAEGLALDVNARAEMLPDANVRWQLKSNWTSGDVFWNPVLLSGGWKFDATGGFGNGLLRIASANLSGPGLDKVEGSAEFDLARRTVTSGELAFNGAELALLVPQFVLPLLVPEQVERWQVAGGASGHLSWDDGMLQAANLELADVGFSYLGQRFRVGPIRGELPWRRGAATRWSIEVDGLRWQSLSFAPFTLVADATERRVALRPARLPLLDGALVIDALSFEHAGARWQGSGSLYAEPISLMALTDALSLPSMQGTVSIAVPGFSVTPEHIGLDGTLVISVFDGYVQATRLSVADPFGLLPRLTADVSAEHLDLAQLTQTFSFGSVSGFIDANVDDLVMARWKPVRFDANVRSSAGDYERRISQRAVENITALGGAGAMAAIQRSVLGLFSDFGYREIGLSCQLRGNVCQMAGLDGAGADDVPFKLVAGGGIPALDVIGYNRRVDWAELIERLQRAIADGAEPIVN, from the coding sequence ATGAAGTTTGGCCGCAACGCGCATTTGTCTGGGTTGGCCGGTTTCGTTGTTTTTCTGTCGATTGCCGTTTGGACTGTGCCAGCGTTGGCCTCGCTTGCAATCAAGCTGGCAGAGCTGGATACCGGTGATGTGGTACTCCAGCAGGTCGAGCTGACACTGCCAGCACAGGACGGGCGCTCGGGGGGCGTAAAGATCGGCCGCCTGAAGTTTGGCGAGCACGTCTGGACGTCCGTCGCGCTGCACTGCGATCAGATGCGTTTGGCTGATGGCGTCTTGCAATGCCGGGGCGGTCAGCTACGCGGTATAGAAGGGCTTGAGAGCGCGAAACTGACTTTCGCCGTCGATATGGCCCGCCAGTCACTGACTGGCGAAGTCGTTGTGGCGGGCGGCGTGGTTGCTGTTCGGCAATCGGGCAAGCATCGATTGACGATTGATATCGGAAGTCTCCGGATGGCTCCGTTGGTTGATTTGATCGGACGCCTGCCCGTCGGTGCTCAGGTGAGCGGTCTGCTCAATGGCCAGGTCGAGCGACTCGGCCGCCGCTGGAGCGTCAGGCTCAACGCAAGCGAAATGGCCTTCTCGGATGAAACCGGAATGCGTGCCGCCGAGGGACTTGCTCTCGATGTCAATGCACGCGCCGAGATGCTGCCTGACGCAAATGTGCGCTGGCAGCTCAAGTCGAATTGGACGTCCGGCGACGTCTTCTGGAATCCCGTTCTGCTGTCCGGCGGCTGGAAATTTGATGCCACCGGCGGATTCGGCAATGGACTTCTCCGAATCGCCTCGGCAAACCTCTCAGGCCCGGGTCTTGACAAGGTTGAGGGCTCTGCTGAATTCGACCTTGCTCGTCGGACTGTCACGTCGGGTGAACTGGCGTTCAACGGGGCGGAGCTGGCGTTGCTGGTTCCCCAGTTCGTGCTGCCCTTGCTCGTCCCCGAGCAGGTTGAGCGCTGGCAGGTGGCTGGAGGAGCGTCGGGTCACCTGTCTTGGGATGACGGGATGCTTCAGGCGGCGAATCTTGAGCTCGCCGACGTTGGCTTTTCCTACCTGGGGCAGCGTTTTCGCGTTGGCCCGATTCGTGGCGAGTTGCCTTGGCGGCGTGGGGCGGCAACCCGGTGGTCAATCGAAGTTGATGGCTTGCGATGGCAATCACTTTCCTTCGCGCCGTTTACGCTTGTTGCCGACGCGACCGAGCGCCGGGTTGCGCTGAGGCCCGCTCGTTTGCCTCTGCTTGACGGAGCCCTCGTGATCGACGCCCTGAGTTTCGAGCACGCGGGAGCGCGCTGGCAGGGCTCGGGCAGCCTCTACGCAGAACCGATTTCGCTGATGGCGCTGACAGATGCGTTGTCACTACCGAGCATGCAAGGCACGGTCTCGATTGCTGTGCCGGGCTTTAGCGTGACGCCTGAGCACATCGGCCTTGACGGCACTCTGGTGATTTCGGTGTTCGACGGCTATGTGCAGGCGACCCGCCTGAGTGTGGCCGACCCGTTTGGTCTGTTGCCTCGACTGACAGCCGATGTCAGCGCGGAGCACCTGGATCTGGCTCAACTGACGCAGACTTTTTCCTTTGGCTCTGTCAGCGGATTCATCGATGCAAACGTTGACGATCTTGTCATGGCCAGATGGAAGCCGGTTCGTTTCGATGCCAATGTAAGAAGTTCCGCCGGTGACTATGAGAGGCGTATCAGCCAGCGGGCGGTGGAGAACATCACGGCGCTCGGTGGCGCCGGGGCCATGGCGGCGATTCAGCGCAGTGTGCTGGGATTGTTCAGCGATTTTGGCTATCGGGAAATCGGCCTGTCGTGCCAGCTTCGAGGCAATGTCTGCCAGATGGCTGGCCTCGATGGTGCGGGTGCGGACGACGTGCCGTTCAAACTGGTGGCGGGGGGAGGAATCCCGGCGCTGGATGTCATCGGCTACAATCGCCGAGTGGATTGGGCTGAACTGATCGAGCGGCTCCAGCGAGCCATTGCCGACGGGGCTGAGCCCATCGTGAATTGA